GATGGGTTGGTCGCGGTTGGACGGATTATTCCGGCAATAAGTTCCGATTTGGCTGATGAAAAAATGAAAAATTGACGACATCCCGCCGTCGCTTTTTTGATGAAAGTCGGGATGGTTCGGCTCAACCCGCTCGTTTTCATTCCACGCCCCCCGGTTTTCACGCGATTGCCCGCTGAATCGGGGCGGTGCACGTTTTCCGTGACCTAGCTTTCAAAAACTTTTTCACGCCGCGTGATCCATCACCTCTGATGACCCACTCCCAATCACCCGAAACCGAGACCGCCGAGCCGCACGTGGACTCGCTGGAGATCGCCGAGCCAACGATCCAGCCTTGCGAGCAGCGTTTGGCACTATCCGCTTCCTTGATGGGGGCTTGGTTGGCAGATTGGGCGGATCCGATGCAGGCCTGTTCGGCCGATATTCCGACGTCCGGTTCAGGCTCGATTGCACCTGCCAGCAGCGACGCTGATTCCTCACCGGTTGCTGATCACGGAATAGATGCACTGGGAATGGGGCCACTCGCCCCCGCCAACCCGCCCCAACCGATTGAAATTGAGAACGCTTCGTTCCCCACCCCCGCGGGTTGGAATTTTGATGCTTGGGTGGAGCAGTCAACTTCGGGATCGTTGTGGGAACAAGCTCAGAACCTGAGAGAATCCGGTGAGTTGGGGGCTGGCGGCAGTTCGCCTTGGGATGGCAGCGGTCAAACCATCGCCGTGATCGATAGCGGAATTGCCTACGATCACATCGCTTTGGGGGGAGGCTACGGGCCCGGTTACCGCGTGGTTGGTGGGTACGACTTTGCAGAGAACGATTCCGATCCCTACGACGATGCACCCGCCGGATACCACGGTTCGCACGTCGCCGGCTTGGTCGCGGGCGATGGATACCTCGATTCCGGAGCGACCTTTCAAGGTTTGGCACCAGGGGCTGACCTGGTGGGACTGCGCGTTTTCGATGACGCGGGTAACGGAAATCTGCAGTGGATCGAATCGGCGTTGCAGTGGGTGATCGAAAACCAAGACACGTTCGAAAACCCCATCACGACGGTCAATCTGTCTTTGGGAACTGAATTGACAGATGCTAATCGATTTGACGCGATGGCAATGCTCGAAGACGAATTGCAAACGCTTTACGAAAGCAACGTGATGGTGTTTGCCGCGGCGGGAAATTCATTCGCCACGATGGATCACGATACGGCCGACGCGTTGATGTATCCCGCATCCAGTCAGTATGTCGTCGGCGTGGGGTCTGTCGATTCGAATCAGAACCTCAGCGATTTCTCACAACGCGAAGACGGCATTTTGACGACTGGCGGGCAAGCGATTCGAAGCTCGGTGCCCGAACATGTTTATGGCGCAGATGGCTTCGCGAACGATTATGCGCTGTTGAGTGGAACCAGCATGTCCAGCCCACAAGTGGCCGGGGCCTCCGCGTTGATCCGGCAAGCCATGCTGGAATCTGGAATGACACCGACGGTCGATTCCATCTTGGCCCGAATGAACGAAACAGCAGACGTTCACACGGACCCAGTGACCGG
This genomic stretch from Rhodopirellula halodulae harbors:
- a CDS encoding S8 family peptidase, whose translation is MTHSQSPETETAEPHVDSLEIAEPTIQPCEQRLALSASLMGAWLADWADPMQACSADIPTSGSGSIAPASSDADSSPVADHGIDALGMGPLAPANPPQPIEIENASFPTPAGWNFDAWVEQSTSGSLWEQAQNLRESGELGAGGSSPWDGSGQTIAVIDSGIAYDHIALGGGYGPGYRVVGGYDFAENDSDPYDDAPAGYHGSHVAGLVAGDGYLDSGATFQGLAPGADLVGLRVFDDAGNGNLQWIESALQWVIENQDTFENPITTVNLSLGTELTDANRFDAMAMLEDELQTLYESNVMVFAAAGNSFATMDHDTADALMYPASSQYVVGVGSVDSNQNLSDFSQREDGILTTGGQAIRSSVPEHVYGADGFANDYALLSGTSMSSPQVAGASALIRQAMLESGMTPTVDSILARMNETADVHTDPVTGVQYKTLNLDAALAFAVNEPEPTPTPEPAPTPEPTPEPAPNPTPEPSQPTTIDRFDGTTGSDEIVLDLRQMRLESDGSISGNALLTDATGTHSLDTTAPFLLDGGTGGDVLRILGSAEAESLLLRPPNNADGLSRLSFLGGEIEIRGFENVSFVGGGGLDHATLYDSTGNDVLTASNQTARMTGVGFEFRVDNVPKLFAHATAGGEDSAHLNDTEYDDRLVIRPQFSSLRNEVQTQAVFGFERVYAYAEAGGHDSADLGDSEANDVMSISQSQATISSSGYRATAIGFEDVSAKASAGGEDTVRIYVTQAGGTWHTTDSLTQWIGADGTSRIARGFEHSETFERFETQSLAETSSLTANPSSTSGLPTSAVRPFDEEAHRDALRRMFETLED